In a genomic window of Tripterygium wilfordii isolate XIE 37 chromosome 8, ASM1340144v1, whole genome shotgun sequence:
- the LOC120004578 gene encoding sec-independent protein translocase protein TATB, chloroplastic-like — translation MLMASLIAAPALLCSFSVNKLPVFSFSSANSYPQNPNLGFSTCVCQLSVAPCSQWSGLKDLGVSISPKLTKKERRRRCKGMTVQASLFGVGAPEALVIGVVALLVFGPRGLAEVARNLGKTLRAFQPTIRELQDVSREFKSSLEREIGLDDISGSAQNTYGSNKEKATSTPPSVPNGKKSPAMSDPNGIPSPNRAYASEEYLKIAEEQLKATAAQQHQLSPPGETQLEPKSQPQVTIEEATSAVPPPQKPESER, via the exons ATGTTAATGGCGTCACTGATTGCAGCTCCCGCACTTTTGTGTTCTTTCTCTGTCAATAAACTGCcggtcttttccttttcttctgcaAATTCATACCCCCAAAACCCAAATCTCGGCTTCTCCACTTGCGTTTGTCAACTGAGTGTCGCTCCCTGTTCTCAATGGAGTGGACTGAAGGATCTGGGTGTCTCAATCAGTCCGAAGCTTACCAAAAAGG AGAGAAGGCGGAGGTGTAAAGGAATGACGGTTCAGGCATCTCTGTTTGGAGTTGGAGCTCCCGAGGCTCTGGTAATTGGGGTCGTAGCTTTACTGGTTTTTGGTCCCAGAGGTCTTGCTGAG GTGGCTCGGAACCTGGGTAAGACCTTACGTGCATTTCAACCCACAATTAGAGAGCTTCAG GATGTGTCAAGGGAATTCAAAAGCAGCCTGGAGCGAGAGATTGGTCTCGACGACATTTCAGGTTCAGCACAAAATACATATGGttccaacaaagaaaaagcTACCTCAACTCCTCCATCTGTTCCCAACGGAAAGAAGTCTCCTGCCATGTCTGACCCCA ATGGTATTCCATCCCCTAACAGAGCATACGCCAGTGAAGAATACTTGAAAATCGCAGAGGAGCAGTTAAAAGCAACTGCTGCCCAACAGCATCAGCTAAGCCCTCCTGGAGAAACCCAGTTGGAACCTAAAAGTCAGCCTCAAG TGACCATTGAAG
- the LOC120003884 gene encoding mitogen-activated protein kinase kinase kinase YODA-like isoform X1 — MPPWWGKSSSREVKKKGSKEGFIDTLHRKFRIPSECKLNNISGGFRRRCSDIVSEKGSQSRAESRSSSPSKKVSRCQSFAERTHAQPLPLPSLHPASVGRTNSGIDISTTPRSEKGSKSSLFLPLPKPACIRNRPNATDLDGVLVTASISSECSIDSDDPADSNLRSPQAADYENGNRTAASCPSSVMLKDQTSSISQPGSREVKKPANLLFGNRTSPTSPKRRPLGNHVTNLQVPYHGAFCSAPDSSLSSPSRSPMRGYGAEQVINSAFWAGKPYPDITFLGSGHCSSPGSGHNSGHNSMGGDMSGQLFWQQSRGSPEYSPIPSPRMTSTGPSSRIHSGAVTPVHPRAAGTSIESQTSWPDDGKLQSHRLPLPPVTVSNSYPFSHPNSAAASPSVPRSPGRAENPTSPGSRWKKGKLLGRGTFGHVYVGFNSDSGEMCAMKEVTLFSDDAKSKESAKQLMQEIALLSRLRHPNIVQYYGSETVGDRLYIYLEYVSGGSIYKLLQEYGQLGELAVRSYTQQILSGLAYLHSKQTVHRDIKGANILVDPNGRIKLADFGMAKHITGQSCPLSFKGSPYWMAPEVIKNSNGSNLAVDIWSLGCTVLEMATTKPPWSQYEGIAAMFKIGNSKELPAIPDHLSDEGKDFVRQCLQRNPLHRPTASQLLEHPFVKYAASLERPTLGSEPADVSSGVTSGVKSLSIGQVRNIPDSERLAIHSSRVSKTGPYVSDIHIPRNVSCPVSPIGSPLLHARSPQHLNGRMSPSPISSPRTTSGSSTPLTGGNGAIPFNHLKQSCYLQDGIGSMPKPSNGLYGNGPYHESNPEFFRGMQPGSPIFSDFIPCENDVLGKLIGRPIHGEPYDGQCVLADRVSRQLLRDHVKMNPSLDLSPKSPLPSRTGGI, encoded by the exons ATGCCTCCATGGTGGGGAAAATCATCATCCAgagaagtgaagaagaaaggaagCAAGGAGGGTTTTATTGACACATTACATCGAAAATTTAGAATTCCCTCAGAATGTAAACTAAACAATATATCAGGAGGGTTTCGGAGACGTTGTAGTGACATAGTATCTGAGAAAGGTTCTCAGTCCCGAGCAGAGTCCAGATCATCTTCCCCATCCAAAAAAGTTTCAAGGTGCCAGAGTTTTGCTGAAAGGACCCATGCTCAACCACTACCGCTTCCTAGTCTGCACCCTGCAAGTGTAGGTCGCACAAACTCTGGAATTGATATTTCAACGACACCGCGATCAGAGAAAGGCTCCAAGTCATCGTTGTTTCTGCCTCTCCCAAAACCAGCATGCATTCGTAACAGGCCAAATGCTACAGACTTAGATGGAGTTTTGGTCACTGCTTCAATTTCCAGTGAGTGCTCCATCGACAGTGATGACCCTGCTGACTCTAATCTGCGAAGTCCTCAGGCAGCTGACTATGAAAATGGGAATAGAACGGCTGCAAGCTGCCCTTCTAG TGTGATGCTCAAGGATCAGACCTCTAGCATCTCGCAACCGGGCTCAAGGGAGGTGAAAAAACCTGCTAACCTTTTGTTTGGTAATCGTACCTCTCCTACATCACCGAAACGGAGACCTTTAGGCAATCATGTAACAAACCTACAGGTGCCATATCATGGTGCCTTCTGCAGTGCTCCTGACAGCTCATTGTCGAGTCCCTCAAGAAGTCCAATGAGAGGATATGGTGCCGAGCAAGTCATTAACTCTGCTTTCTGGGCAGGGAAGCCTTATCCAGATATCACTTTCCTTGGATCTGGCCACTGTTCCAGTCCAGGTTCTGGTCACAATTCTGGGCATAATTCGATGGGAGGAGATATGTCTGGACAGTTATTTTGGCAGCAGAGCAGGGGTAGCCCTGAATATTCTCCAATACCTAGTCCCAGAATGACTAGCACCGGCCCCAGCTCCAGAATTCATAGTGGTGCTGTCACACCTGTACATCCTAGAGCAGCAGGGACATCCATTGAATCCCAGACAAGTTGGCCTGATGATGGGAAATTACAGAGCCACAGGTTGCCCCTTCCACCTGTAACAGTTTCCAATTCATATCCTTTTTCTCATCCAAATTCAGCAGCAGCATCTCCCTCTGTGCCACGAAGCCCAGGAAGGGCAGAGAACCCTACAAGCCCTGGCTCGCGCTGGAAGAAGGGAAAGCTGCTTGGGAGAGGCACGTTTGGACATGTGTATGTTGGCTTCAACAG TGACAGCGGTGAAATGTGTGCAATGAAGGAGGTGACGTTATTCTCTGATGATGCAAAGTCAAAGGAGAGTGCGAAGCAGCTGATGCAG GAAATTGCTTTATTAAGCCGCTTACGGCATCCAAATATTGTGCAGTATTATGGCTCCGAAACA GTTGGTGATAGACTTTACATATACCTTGAGTATGTATCTGGAGGGTCCATTTATAAGCTTCTCCAGGAGTATGGGCAACTGGGTGAGCTAGCAGTTCGAAGTTATACTCAACAAATCTTGTCTGGACTTGCATATTTACATTCTAAGCAAACTGTCCACAG AGATATCAAAGGAGCAAACATTCTTGTGGACCCAAATGGTCGTATTAAGTTGGCAGATTTTGGAATGGCAAAGCAT ATCACTGGGCAATCATGCCCATTATCATTCAAAGGAAGCCCATACTGGATGGCACCTGag GTTATCAAGAATTCAAATGGTAGCAACCTTGCGGTTGATATATGGAGTCTTGGATGCACCGTTTTGGAAATGGCTACAACAAAACCACCTTGGAGTCAGTATGAAGGG ATTGCTGCCATGTTTAAGATTGGAAACAGTAAAGAACTCCCTGCAATTCCTGATCACCTCTCAGATGAGGGAAAGGATTTTGTGAGACAATGCTTGCAACGAAATCCACTTCATCGTCCTACAGCTTCCCAGCTATTGGAACACCCCTTTGTGAAATATGCTGCAAGTCTGGAAAGGCCTACTTTGGGTTCTGAGCCTGCAGATGTATCCTCTGGGGTTACAAGTGGAGTGAAATCTCTG AGCATCGGCCAAGTGAGAAACATTCCAGATTCCGAGAGACTAGCGATTCATTCGTCCAGAGTTTCAAAAACTGGTCCCTATGTCAG TGATATCCATATTCCAAGGAATGTATCTTGTCCTGTCTCACCTATTGGGAGTCCCCTTTTGCATGCAAGGTCACCCCAGCATCTGAATGGTAGAATGTCTCCTTCGCCAATATCAAGCCCGAGGACCACTTCGGGCTCATCAACTCCTCTCACAGGTGGAAATGGGGCTATACCTTTCAATCACCTTAAGCAGTCATGTTATCTACAAGATGGTATTGGGAGCATGCCAAAGCCTTCGAATGGTCTCTATGGTAACGGTCCTTATCATGAGTCAAACCCCGAATTTTTCAGAGGGATGCAGCCTGGGTCTCCTATCTTCTCAGACTTCATACCTTGTGAAAATGATGTTTTAGGAAAGCTGATTGGAAGGCCTATTCATGGGGAACCTTATGATGGACAGTGTGTGTTGGCTGATCGTGTCTCCAGGCAACTCCTGAGGGATCATGTGAAGATGAACCCATCCCTGGATTTAAGTCCCAAGTCTCCTTTGCCTAGCCGGACTGGCGGCATCTAG
- the LOC120003884 gene encoding mitogen-activated protein kinase kinase kinase YODA-like isoform X2, whose translation MPPWWGKSSSREVKKKGSKEGFIDTLHRKFRIPSECKLNNISGGFRRRCSDIVSEKGSQSRAESRSSSPSKKVSRCQSFAERTHAQPLPLPSLHPASVGRTNSGIDISTTPRSEKGSKSSLFLPLPKPACIRNRPNATDLDGVLVTASISSECSIDSDDPADSNLRSPQAADYENGNRTAASCPSSVMLKDQTSSISQPGSREVKKPANLLFGNRTSPTSPKRRPLGNHVTNLQVPYHGAFCSAPDSSLSSPSRSPMRGYGAEQVINSAFWAGKPYPDITFLGSGHCSSPGSGHNSGHNSMGGDMSGQLFWQQSRGSPEYSPIPSPRMTSTGPSSRIHSGAVTPVHPRAAGTSIESQTSWPDDGKLQSHRLPLPPVTVSNSYPFSHPNSAAASPSVPRSPGRAENPTSPGSRWKKGKLLGRGTFGHVYVGFNSGEMCAMKEVTLFSDDAKSKESAKQLMQEIALLSRLRHPNIVQYYGSETVGDRLYIYLEYVSGGSIYKLLQEYGQLGELAVRSYTQQILSGLAYLHSKQTVHRDIKGANILVDPNGRIKLADFGMAKHITGQSCPLSFKGSPYWMAPEVIKNSNGSNLAVDIWSLGCTVLEMATTKPPWSQYEGIAAMFKIGNSKELPAIPDHLSDEGKDFVRQCLQRNPLHRPTASQLLEHPFVKYAASLERPTLGSEPADVSSGVTSGVKSLSIGQVRNIPDSERLAIHSSRVSKTGPYVSDIHIPRNVSCPVSPIGSPLLHARSPQHLNGRMSPSPISSPRTTSGSSTPLTGGNGAIPFNHLKQSCYLQDGIGSMPKPSNGLYGNGPYHESNPEFFRGMQPGSPIFSDFIPCENDVLGKLIGRPIHGEPYDGQCVLADRVSRQLLRDHVKMNPSLDLSPKSPLPSRTGGI comes from the exons ATGCCTCCATGGTGGGGAAAATCATCATCCAgagaagtgaagaagaaaggaagCAAGGAGGGTTTTATTGACACATTACATCGAAAATTTAGAATTCCCTCAGAATGTAAACTAAACAATATATCAGGAGGGTTTCGGAGACGTTGTAGTGACATAGTATCTGAGAAAGGTTCTCAGTCCCGAGCAGAGTCCAGATCATCTTCCCCATCCAAAAAAGTTTCAAGGTGCCAGAGTTTTGCTGAAAGGACCCATGCTCAACCACTACCGCTTCCTAGTCTGCACCCTGCAAGTGTAGGTCGCACAAACTCTGGAATTGATATTTCAACGACACCGCGATCAGAGAAAGGCTCCAAGTCATCGTTGTTTCTGCCTCTCCCAAAACCAGCATGCATTCGTAACAGGCCAAATGCTACAGACTTAGATGGAGTTTTGGTCACTGCTTCAATTTCCAGTGAGTGCTCCATCGACAGTGATGACCCTGCTGACTCTAATCTGCGAAGTCCTCAGGCAGCTGACTATGAAAATGGGAATAGAACGGCTGCAAGCTGCCCTTCTAG TGTGATGCTCAAGGATCAGACCTCTAGCATCTCGCAACCGGGCTCAAGGGAGGTGAAAAAACCTGCTAACCTTTTGTTTGGTAATCGTACCTCTCCTACATCACCGAAACGGAGACCTTTAGGCAATCATGTAACAAACCTACAGGTGCCATATCATGGTGCCTTCTGCAGTGCTCCTGACAGCTCATTGTCGAGTCCCTCAAGAAGTCCAATGAGAGGATATGGTGCCGAGCAAGTCATTAACTCTGCTTTCTGGGCAGGGAAGCCTTATCCAGATATCACTTTCCTTGGATCTGGCCACTGTTCCAGTCCAGGTTCTGGTCACAATTCTGGGCATAATTCGATGGGAGGAGATATGTCTGGACAGTTATTTTGGCAGCAGAGCAGGGGTAGCCCTGAATATTCTCCAATACCTAGTCCCAGAATGACTAGCACCGGCCCCAGCTCCAGAATTCATAGTGGTGCTGTCACACCTGTACATCCTAGAGCAGCAGGGACATCCATTGAATCCCAGACAAGTTGGCCTGATGATGGGAAATTACAGAGCCACAGGTTGCCCCTTCCACCTGTAACAGTTTCCAATTCATATCCTTTTTCTCATCCAAATTCAGCAGCAGCATCTCCCTCTGTGCCACGAAGCCCAGGAAGGGCAGAGAACCCTACAAGCCCTGGCTCGCGCTGGAAGAAGGGAAAGCTGCTTGGGAGAGGCACGTTTGGACATGTGTATGTTGGCTTCAACAG CGGTGAAATGTGTGCAATGAAGGAGGTGACGTTATTCTCTGATGATGCAAAGTCAAAGGAGAGTGCGAAGCAGCTGATGCAG GAAATTGCTTTATTAAGCCGCTTACGGCATCCAAATATTGTGCAGTATTATGGCTCCGAAACA GTTGGTGATAGACTTTACATATACCTTGAGTATGTATCTGGAGGGTCCATTTATAAGCTTCTCCAGGAGTATGGGCAACTGGGTGAGCTAGCAGTTCGAAGTTATACTCAACAAATCTTGTCTGGACTTGCATATTTACATTCTAAGCAAACTGTCCACAG AGATATCAAAGGAGCAAACATTCTTGTGGACCCAAATGGTCGTATTAAGTTGGCAGATTTTGGAATGGCAAAGCAT ATCACTGGGCAATCATGCCCATTATCATTCAAAGGAAGCCCATACTGGATGGCACCTGag GTTATCAAGAATTCAAATGGTAGCAACCTTGCGGTTGATATATGGAGTCTTGGATGCACCGTTTTGGAAATGGCTACAACAAAACCACCTTGGAGTCAGTATGAAGGG ATTGCTGCCATGTTTAAGATTGGAAACAGTAAAGAACTCCCTGCAATTCCTGATCACCTCTCAGATGAGGGAAAGGATTTTGTGAGACAATGCTTGCAACGAAATCCACTTCATCGTCCTACAGCTTCCCAGCTATTGGAACACCCCTTTGTGAAATATGCTGCAAGTCTGGAAAGGCCTACTTTGGGTTCTGAGCCTGCAGATGTATCCTCTGGGGTTACAAGTGGAGTGAAATCTCTG AGCATCGGCCAAGTGAGAAACATTCCAGATTCCGAGAGACTAGCGATTCATTCGTCCAGAGTTTCAAAAACTGGTCCCTATGTCAG TGATATCCATATTCCAAGGAATGTATCTTGTCCTGTCTCACCTATTGGGAGTCCCCTTTTGCATGCAAGGTCACCCCAGCATCTGAATGGTAGAATGTCTCCTTCGCCAATATCAAGCCCGAGGACCACTTCGGGCTCATCAACTCCTCTCACAGGTGGAAATGGGGCTATACCTTTCAATCACCTTAAGCAGTCATGTTATCTACAAGATGGTATTGGGAGCATGCCAAAGCCTTCGAATGGTCTCTATGGTAACGGTCCTTATCATGAGTCAAACCCCGAATTTTTCAGAGGGATGCAGCCTGGGTCTCCTATCTTCTCAGACTTCATACCTTGTGAAAATGATGTTTTAGGAAAGCTGATTGGAAGGCCTATTCATGGGGAACCTTATGATGGACAGTGTGTGTTGGCTGATCGTGTCTCCAGGCAACTCCTGAGGGATCATGTGAAGATGAACCCATCCCTGGATTTAAGTCCCAAGTCTCCTTTGCCTAGCCGGACTGGCGGCATCTAG
- the LOC120003468 gene encoding short-chain dehydrogenase TIC 32, chloroplastic-like isoform X3, which produces MWLFSSKAPSGFSASSTAEEVTEGIDGNGLTAIVTGVSSGIGTETARVLALRGVHVVMAVRNMTAGGEVRETIMKENPYAKLHAMELDLSSMDSVKKFASDFKSTGLQLNILMSHGYTIHVFQGQHRTTICDKPYRYNSLSAYGQSKLANVLHANELARRLKEDGLEITANSVHPGAIATNLFRHHSFVSGLINLLGKYVIKNVQQGAATTCYVALHPQVKGISGQYFADCNIAEASSQAKDNNLARKLWDFSLDLIHRYPPPQKL; this is translated from the exons ATGTGGCTGTTCAGCTCGAAAGCGCCATCTGGTTTCTCAGCTTCTTCCACAGCCGAGGAAGTTACAGAAGGAATTGACGGGAATGGTCTCACTGCCATTGTTACAG GTGTATCAAGTGGTATTGGCACTGAAACTGCTCGAGTTCTCGCACTACGCGGTGTCCATGTTGTAATGGCTGTCAGGAATATGACAGCTGGTGGAGAGGTCAGAGAAACAATAATGAAGGAAAATCCCTATGCGAAACTTCATGCGATGGAGTTGGATCTAAGTTCAATGGACTCAGTGAAGAAGTTTGCATCAGATTTCAAGTCCACAGGTCTTCAACTTAACATCCTCAT GAGTCATGGCTACACCATTCATGTTTTCCAAGGACAACATAGAACTACAATTTGCGACAAACCATATAg GTACAATAGCCTATCTGCATATGGTCAGTCAAAGCTTGCAAATGTCTTGCATGCTAATGAACTTGCACGACGTCTGAAG GAAGATGGGCTTGAGATTACAGCAAATTCAGTTCACCCAGGAGCAATTGCCACCAATCTGTTCCGTCATCACAGCTTTGTTAGTG GTCTCATCAATCTTCTCGGTAAATACGTGATAAAAAATGTGCAGCAG GGAGCAGCAACAACATGCTATGTTGCACTTCATCCGCAAGTTAAGGGGATTAGTGGCCAATATTTTGCAGACTGTAACATTGCTGAAGCAAGCTCACAAGCTAAAGACAATAATTTGGCAAGAAAGCTCTGGGATTTTAGCTTGGATTTGATTCACAGGTATCCTCCTCCTCAGAAATTATAA
- the LOC120003468 gene encoding short-chain dehydrogenase TIC 32, chloroplastic-like isoform X5: MWLFSSKAPSGFSASSTAEEVTEGIDGNGLTAIVTGVSSGIGTETARVLALRGVHVVMAVRNMTAGGEVRETIMKENPYAKLHAMELDLSSMDSVKKFASDFKSTGLQLNILMYNSLSAYGQSKLANVLHANELARRLKEDGLEITANSVHPGAIATNLFRHHSFVSGLINLLGKYVIKNVQQGAATTCYVALHPQVKGISGQYFADCNIAEASSQAKDNNLARKLWDFSLDLIHRYPPPQKL, from the exons ATGTGGCTGTTCAGCTCGAAAGCGCCATCTGGTTTCTCAGCTTCTTCCACAGCCGAGGAAGTTACAGAAGGAATTGACGGGAATGGTCTCACTGCCATTGTTACAG GTGTATCAAGTGGTATTGGCACTGAAACTGCTCGAGTTCTCGCACTACGCGGTGTCCATGTTGTAATGGCTGTCAGGAATATGACAGCTGGTGGAGAGGTCAGAGAAACAATAATGAAGGAAAATCCCTATGCGAAACTTCATGCGATGGAGTTGGATCTAAGTTCAATGGACTCAGTGAAGAAGTTTGCATCAGATTTCAAGTCCACAGGTCTTCAACTTAACATCCTCAT GTACAATAGCCTATCTGCATATGGTCAGTCAAAGCTTGCAAATGTCTTGCATGCTAATGAACTTGCACGACGTCTGAAG GAAGATGGGCTTGAGATTACAGCAAATTCAGTTCACCCAGGAGCAATTGCCACCAATCTGTTCCGTCATCACAGCTTTGTTAGTG GTCTCATCAATCTTCTCGGTAAATACGTGATAAAAAATGTGCAGCAG GGAGCAGCAACAACATGCTATGTTGCACTTCATCCGCAAGTTAAGGGGATTAGTGGCCAATATTTTGCAGACTGTAACATTGCTGAAGCAAGCTCACAAGCTAAAGACAATAATTTGGCAAGAAAGCTCTGGGATTTTAGCTTGGATTTGATTCACAGGTATCCTCCTCCTCAGAAATTATAA
- the LOC120003468 gene encoding short-chain dehydrogenase TIC 32, chloroplastic-like isoform X1 — protein sequence MWLFSSKAPSGFSASSTAEEVTEGIDGNGLTAIVTGVSSGIGTETARVLALRGVHVVMAVRNMTAGGEVRETIMKENPYAKLHAMELDLSSMDSVKKFASDFKSTGLQLNILINNAGVMATPFMFSKDNIELQFATNHIGHFLLTNLLLENMKETAQITGKEGRIVNVSSRRHKFSYREGIRFDKINDQSGYNSLSAYGQSKLANVLHANELARRLKEDGLEITANSVHPGAIATNLFRHHSFVSGLINLLGKYVIKNVQQGAATTCYVALHPQVKGISGQYFADCNIAEASSQAKDNNLARKLWDFSLDLIHRYPPPQKL from the exons ATGTGGCTGTTCAGCTCGAAAGCGCCATCTGGTTTCTCAGCTTCTTCCACAGCCGAGGAAGTTACAGAAGGAATTGACGGGAATGGTCTCACTGCCATTGTTACAG GTGTATCAAGTGGTATTGGCACTGAAACTGCTCGAGTTCTCGCACTACGCGGTGTCCATGTTGTAATGGCTGTCAGGAATATGACAGCTGGTGGAGAGGTCAGAGAAACAATAATGAAGGAAAATCCCTATGCGAAACTTCATGCGATGGAGTTGGATCTAAGTTCAATGGACTCAGTGAAGAAGTTTGCATCAGATTTCAAGTCCACAGGTCTTCAACTTAACATCCTCAT TAACAATGCAGGAGTCATGGCTACACCATTCATGTTTTCCAAGGACAACATAGAACTACAATTTGCGACAAACCATATAg GTCATTTTCTTTTGACAAACTTATTGTTGGAAAATATGAAAGAAACTGCACAGATAACGGGTAAAGAAGGAAGGATTGTAAATGTCTCATCACGGCGTCACAAATTTTCATATCGGGAAGGAATTCGTTTTGATAAAATTAATGATCAGTCAGG GTACAATAGCCTATCTGCATATGGTCAGTCAAAGCTTGCAAATGTCTTGCATGCTAATGAACTTGCACGACGTCTGAAG GAAGATGGGCTTGAGATTACAGCAAATTCAGTTCACCCAGGAGCAATTGCCACCAATCTGTTCCGTCATCACAGCTTTGTTAGTG GTCTCATCAATCTTCTCGGTAAATACGTGATAAAAAATGTGCAGCAG GGAGCAGCAACAACATGCTATGTTGCACTTCATCCGCAAGTTAAGGGGATTAGTGGCCAATATTTTGCAGACTGTAACATTGCTGAAGCAAGCTCACAAGCTAAAGACAATAATTTGGCAAGAAAGCTCTGGGATTTTAGCTTGGATTTGATTCACAGGTATCCTCCTCCTCAGAAATTATAA
- the LOC120003468 gene encoding short-chain dehydrogenase TIC 32, chloroplastic-like isoform X4 produces the protein MAVRNMTAGGEVRETIMKENPYAKLHAMELDLSSMDSVKKFASDFKSTGLQLNILINNAGVMATPFMFSKDNIELQFATNHIGHFLLTNLLLENMKETAQITGKEGRIVNVSSRRHKFSYREGIRFDKINDQSGYNSLSAYGQSKLANVLHANELARRLKEDGLEITANSVHPGAIATNLFRHHSFVSGLINLLGKYVIKNVQQGAATTCYVALHPQVKGISGQYFADCNIAEASSQAKDNNLARKLWDFSLDLIHRYPPPQKL, from the exons ATGGCTGTCAGGAATATGACAGCTGGTGGAGAGGTCAGAGAAACAATAATGAAGGAAAATCCCTATGCGAAACTTCATGCGATGGAGTTGGATCTAAGTTCAATGGACTCAGTGAAGAAGTTTGCATCAGATTTCAAGTCCACAGGTCTTCAACTTAACATCCTCAT TAACAATGCAGGAGTCATGGCTACACCATTCATGTTTTCCAAGGACAACATAGAACTACAATTTGCGACAAACCATATAg GTCATTTTCTTTTGACAAACTTATTGTTGGAAAATATGAAAGAAACTGCACAGATAACGGGTAAAGAAGGAAGGATTGTAAATGTCTCATCACGGCGTCACAAATTTTCATATCGGGAAGGAATTCGTTTTGATAAAATTAATGATCAGTCAGG GTACAATAGCCTATCTGCATATGGTCAGTCAAAGCTTGCAAATGTCTTGCATGCTAATGAACTTGCACGACGTCTGAAG GAAGATGGGCTTGAGATTACAGCAAATTCAGTTCACCCAGGAGCAATTGCCACCAATCTGTTCCGTCATCACAGCTTTGTTAGTG GTCTCATCAATCTTCTCGGTAAATACGTGATAAAAAATGTGCAGCAG GGAGCAGCAACAACATGCTATGTTGCACTTCATCCGCAAGTTAAGGGGATTAGTGGCCAATATTTTGCAGACTGTAACATTGCTGAAGCAAGCTCACAAGCTAAAGACAATAATTTGGCAAGAAAGCTCTGGGATTTTAGCTTGGATTTGATTCACAGGTATCCTCCTCCTCAGAAATTATAA
- the LOC120003468 gene encoding short-chain dehydrogenase TIC 32, chloroplastic-like isoform X2 — MWLFSSKAPSGFSASSTAEEVTEGIDGNGLTAIVTGVSSGIGTETARVLALRGVHVVMAVRNMTAGGEVRETIMKENPYAKLHAMELDLSSMDSVKKFASDFKSTGLQLNILINNAGVMATPFMFSKDNIELQFATNHIGHFLLTNLLLENMKETAQITGKEGRIVNVSSRRHKFSYREGIRFDKINDQSGYNSLSAYGQSKLANVLHANELARRLKEDGLEITANSVHPGAIATNLFRHHSFVSGLINLLGKYVIKNVQQTVTLLKQAHKLKTIIWQESSGILAWI, encoded by the exons ATGTGGCTGTTCAGCTCGAAAGCGCCATCTGGTTTCTCAGCTTCTTCCACAGCCGAGGAAGTTACAGAAGGAATTGACGGGAATGGTCTCACTGCCATTGTTACAG GTGTATCAAGTGGTATTGGCACTGAAACTGCTCGAGTTCTCGCACTACGCGGTGTCCATGTTGTAATGGCTGTCAGGAATATGACAGCTGGTGGAGAGGTCAGAGAAACAATAATGAAGGAAAATCCCTATGCGAAACTTCATGCGATGGAGTTGGATCTAAGTTCAATGGACTCAGTGAAGAAGTTTGCATCAGATTTCAAGTCCACAGGTCTTCAACTTAACATCCTCAT TAACAATGCAGGAGTCATGGCTACACCATTCATGTTTTCCAAGGACAACATAGAACTACAATTTGCGACAAACCATATAg GTCATTTTCTTTTGACAAACTTATTGTTGGAAAATATGAAAGAAACTGCACAGATAACGGGTAAAGAAGGAAGGATTGTAAATGTCTCATCACGGCGTCACAAATTTTCATATCGGGAAGGAATTCGTTTTGATAAAATTAATGATCAGTCAGG GTACAATAGCCTATCTGCATATGGTCAGTCAAAGCTTGCAAATGTCTTGCATGCTAATGAACTTGCACGACGTCTGAAG GAAGATGGGCTTGAGATTACAGCAAATTCAGTTCACCCAGGAGCAATTGCCACCAATCTGTTCCGTCATCACAGCTTTGTTAGTG GTCTCATCAATCTTCTCGGTAAATACGTGATAAAAAATGTGCAGCAG ACTGTAACATTGCTGAAGCAAGCTCACAAGCTAAAGACAATAATTTGGCAAGAAAGCTCTGGGATTTTAGCTTGGATTTGA